Proteins from one Lachnospiraceae bacterium KGMB03038 genomic window:
- a CDS encoding TMEM198/TM7SF3 family protein, whose amino-acid sequence MEQVLSSGSNVVTNASGNARQIAEQIGGQPSLEALIAMTVVGLLICFFGLKLVKIQVALVGLCIGALIGVAVSRAMDISGITFAIIVFACAALLAALSFFLYRFGVFCLVFCIAVGIGIQFIDLRETLQLIIVLAAALVISVVAVIFVEPMVIICTAISGGITAGTSIGTAAGFESAWIGYAIGGVLLAAGMAVQFMLHSRKVGKKEKIYSEQVKEKDSVESEVEKARMILDDSEEE is encoded by the coding sequence ATGGAACAAGTATTAAGCAGCGGAAGCAATGTGGTAACGAATGCTTCTGGAAACGCGAGACAGATTGCGGAACAGATAGGCGGTCAGCCCAGTTTAGAAGCGCTGATCGCGATGACAGTGGTAGGGCTTTTGATTTGTTTCTTTGGATTGAAGCTGGTCAAGATCCAGGTGGCTTTGGTAGGATTGTGTATCGGAGCTTTGATAGGAGTTGCGGTTTCCAGGGCTATGGATATCTCAGGGATTACGTTTGCGATCATTGTATTTGCCTGCGCGGCTCTTTTGGCGGCACTTTCCTTCTTCCTGTATCGATTTGGGGTGTTCTGCCTTGTGTTTTGTATTGCTGTTGGAATTGGAATCCAGTTTATCGATCTGCGGGAAACGCTCCAGCTGATCATTGTTCTGGCAGCAGCTTTGGTAATTTCAGTCGTTGCGGTTATTTTTGTGGAACCTATGGTCATTATATGCACAGCGATTTCTGGCGGGATTACGGCAGGAACCTCCATTGGTACGGCGGCCGGATTTGAGTCCGCGTGGATCGGATACGCCATTGGCGGCGTATTGCTGGCGGCAGGGATGGCTGTACAGTTTATGCTGCATTCCCGGAAGGTAGGGAAAAAGGAAAAGATTTATTCGGAACAGGTGAAAGAAAAGGATTCTGTAGAGTCGGAGGTGGAAAAGGCCAGGATGATTCTGGACGATTCGGAAGAAGAATAA
- a CDS encoding PHP domain-containing protein has translation MKLDMHCHVKEGSIDSKVGLDEYITKLKENGFDGMLVTDHDTYKGYRHWKYQMKGKVHEDFVVLKGIEYDTCDAGHIICIMPEGVKMRLLELRGLPVAVLIDFVHRHGGILGPAHPCGEKYLSFTNTKKFYKSPEIIKRFDFIEVFNACEPEESNEGALKLAYKYKKPGIGGSDAHRPDCVGMGYTILPEYVTCETELISLIRQKKPTEAGGSLYNKTTKDKMGKANKLLVYSFWIYNKGGELLKRRKRKKKGEIENPVDPIDPIELQYWQNRQ, from the coding sequence TTGAAGCTGGATATGCATTGTCATGTGAAGGAAGGCTCCATTGACAGTAAAGTGGGTTTGGATGAATATATAACAAAGCTGAAGGAAAACGGTTTTGATGGGATGTTGGTTACAGACCACGATACTTACAAAGGTTACCGTCATTGGAAATACCAGATGAAGGGAAAAGTCCATGAAGACTTTGTCGTGCTTAAGGGCATCGAATATGATACCTGTGACGCGGGACATATTATTTGTATCATGCCGGAAGGGGTAAAGATGCGCCTCCTGGAGCTGAGAGGGCTTCCGGTTGCGGTATTGATCGATTTTGTACATCGGCATGGAGGGATTCTGGGCCCGGCTCATCCCTGCGGGGAAAAGTATCTTAGTTTTACGAATACAAAAAAGTTTTATAAGTCGCCGGAGATTATTAAGAGATTTGATTTTATAGAAGTGTTTAACGCCTGCGAGCCGGAGGAATCCAACGAAGGAGCGCTGAAGCTGGCATATAAGTATAAAAAGCCGGGCATTGGCGGCAGTGATGCCCACAGGCCGGATTGTGTAGGAATGGGATATACCATCCTTCCGGAATATGTAACCTGTGAGACAGAATTGATCTCGCTGATCCGGCAGAAGAAACCGACAGAAGCAGGCGGAAGTCTTTATAATAAGACAACGAAAGATAAGATGGGAAAGGCTAATAAACTTCTGGTCTATTCCTTTTGGATTTACAACAAAGGCGGGGAACTGCTGAAACGTCGTAAGCGGAAGAAGAAAGGAGAGATCGAGAACCCGGTAGATCCCATAGACCCTATTGAGCTGCAATATTGGCAGAATCGCCAGTGA
- a CDS encoding Hsp20/alpha crystallin family protein, which produces MLLANRSFNNLFDDMFNDPFFTRSYDRGSSQIMKTDIHEKDNNYVIEMELPGYAKEEIKADLKDGYLTITAHKNETKEEKDARGKCIHKERYTGTCNRSFYVGEDITQEDIKAAFKDGVLRLQLPKEVEKQADQPQLITIE; this is translated from the coding sequence ATGTTACTTGCAAACAGATCTTTCAACAATTTATTTGACGACATGTTTAACGATCCTTTCTTCACTCGTTCTTATGACCGTGGTTCTTCTCAGATCATGAAAACAGATATCCACGAGAAAGATAATAACTATGTCATTGAAATGGAACTTCCCGGATACGCAAAGGAAGAGATAAAAGCGGATTTGAAAGATGGATATCTTACCATTACCGCGCACAAAAATGAAACGAAAGAAGAAAAGGATGCCAGGGGCAAATGTATCCACAAAGAGCGGTACACCGGCACTTGCAACAGAAGTTTTTATGTGGGCGAGGATATCACTCAGGAAGATATCAAAGCCGCATTTAAAGATGGAGTCCTCCGTCTTCAGCTTCCAAAGGAAGTAGAAAAGCAGGCGGATCAGCCACAACTCATTACCATTGAGTAA